The Xenopus laevis strain J_2021 chromosome 5L, Xenopus_laevis_v10.1, whole genome shotgun sequence genome has a segment encoding these proteins:
- the ppm1g.L gene encoding protein phosphatase 1G: protein MGAYLSQPNTDKSSGEGGGHRLSYGYSAMQGWRVSMEDAHNCIPELDSETAMFSVYDGHGGEEVALYCAKYLPEVIKSQKAYKDGKLQKALEDAFLAIDQKLTQEEVIRELAQMAGRPINEHDSGKEKVADEDDVDNEEAALLHEEATMTIEELLTRYGHNCAKTPRVKAEDKKAPEEETKEVNGDLDSNSMGGDCQKKNGKTEGKATASLGMSSSEEAGGSSPKAGSLRPKVVPIAEAVSSSTGEAGPSCSSSPTKPQPTSKSKFFEDSEESDEAEEEEGSEECSEEDYSSEAAENEEEDEEDSEDAEEDEEEMMLPGMEGKEEPGSDSGTTAVVALIRGQQLIVANAGDSRCVVSEGGKAVDMSYDHKPEDELELSRIKNAGGKVTMDGRVNGGLNLSRAIGDHFYKRNKNLPPEEQMISALPDVKVLTLGEEHEFMVIACDGIWNVMSSQEVVDFVHERRESQLQKGETLSLSSIVEELLDQCLAPDTSGDGTGCDNMTCIIIGFQPDSPAGGPEVGKRKVENADESEECSNSPKKPKRE, encoded by the exons ATGGGAGCCTACCTGTCCCAACCGAATACCGACAAGAGCTCCGGAGAGGGGGGAGGCCATCGCCTCAGTTACGGTTACTCCGCCATGCAGGGCTGGAGGGTCTCAATGGAG GATGCCCACAACTGTATCCCAGAGCTGGACTCTGAGACTGCCATGTTCTCTGTATATGACGGGCACGGGG GGGAAGAGGTGGCACTGTATTGTGCCAAGTATTTGCCAGAGGTGATAAAGTCCCAGAAGGCATACAAGGATGGAAAACTGCAGAAG GCGCTGGAAGATGCATTTCTTGCCATAGATCAGAAGCTGACTCAGGAAGAGGTGATCAGGGAGCTGGCTCAGATGGCTGGTCGTCCCATCAATGAACATGACAGTGGCAAGGAAAAGGTGGCTGATGAGGATGATG TTGATAATGAGGAGGCTGCCTTGTTACATGAGGAGGCCACTATGACCATTGAAGAGCTCCTCACTCGCTATGGACACAACTGTGCCAAGACCCCTCGAGTCAAGGCTGAGGACAAAAAGGCTCCAGAGGAGGAGACCAAAGAAGTCAATGGAGACTTGGATTCTAACTCAATGGGAGGAGACTGCCAGAAAAAGAATGGCAAGACTGAGGGCAAAGCGACTGCTTCTCTGGGAATGTCCAGTTCAGAGGAAGCTGGTGGCAGCAGTCCTAAGGCTGGGTCTCTTCGTCCCAAAGTTGTCCCAATTGCGGAGGCTGTCTCTTCCTCCACAGGGGAGGCTGGACCTTCCTGCTCATCTTCACCCACAAAACCACAGCCAACATCCAAGTCCAAATTCTTTGAGGACAGCGAAGAGTCTGATgaggcagaggaagaagagggcaGTGAG GAGTGCAGCGAGGAAGACTATAGTAGTGAAGCAGCAGAGAATGAGGAAGAGGATGAAGAAGACAGTGAGGATGcagaggaggatgaagaagagatgATGCTTCCTGGCATGGAAGGCAAAGAGGAG CCTGGCTCAGACAGCGGCACCACTGCAGTTGTTGCATTAATCCGAGGGCAACAGCTGATTGTTGCCAATGCCGGGGACTCGAGGTGTGTGGTGTCTGAAGGAGGCAAAGCCGTGGATATGTCCTATGACCACAAACCTGAGGATGAGCTGGAACTGTCACGGATAAAGAACGCCGGGGGGAAGGTTACAATGGACGGCAGAGTCAACGGGGGCCTGAACCTTTCTCGTGCAATTG GTGACCACTTCTACAAGCGGAACAAAAACCTTCCCCCCGAGGAACAGATGATCTCTGCACTTCCAGACGTGAAGGTTCTGACACTCGGTGAGGAGCACGAGTTCATGGTTATTGCTTGTGATGGCATCTG GAATGTCATGAGCAGCCAAGAGGTGGTGGATTTTGTCCATGAACGGAGAGAATCACAACTGCAAAAGGGGGAAACTCTGTCTCTATCTTCCATAGTAGAGGAG CTGTTGGACCAATGTCTGGCTCCGGATACATCAGGTGACGGCACAGGATGTGACAACATGACCTGCATCATCATTGGTTTCCAGCCCGACAGTCCGGCTGGTGGCCCAGAGGTGGGCAAGCGCAAGGTGGAGAATGCAGATGAGAGCGAGGAGTGCAGTAACAGCCCCAAGAAGCCAAAGCGGGAATAG